A single region of the Triticum dicoccoides isolate Atlit2015 ecotype Zavitan chromosome 2B, WEW_v2.0, whole genome shotgun sequence genome encodes:
- the LOC119364107 gene encoding uncharacterized protein LOC119364107, whose protein sequence is MSVEYNMDEALKARNTAESKFHARDLRGARKYAVKAQNLCPSLEGISQMASTLEVHLAAESKIDGESDWYRILSLPAFADEEDVKKQYRKLALQLHPDKNKSVGAEEAFKLISEAWSVLSDTSRKTIYDQKRSDHSVVNVTNGMYTYDKKATKRARKNAAAAAAAAAAAAAAAEATARPAGVDTFWTSCNRCRMQYEYLRMYLNHNLLCPNCHHAFMAVETGFPCNGSSSSFSWSTKQQPQNHSSTKHSYGSTSRTSSIPGTGHVGYQQDSTYDSYNSQSFQWNQYSKTGPAADTNAYSTQASEKPRRNEESYSYNYPESGNTCDPERTTSRRGRFAKRRRHSNDYTTVDYAGDNKETVVVSTETNAFTDVGRVNGTSVEKMRSAVSVRRANVLREISQIDTRGLLVEKAKEAVRGKLQELSMAACSRFAEKRKSEGKVYPSDNNIKANGVLSGKPGKGLKLCSSISVDTHIPATATNEKNPEQKRVPVSIDVPDPDFHDFDKDRTERAFYSDQVWATYDSEDGMPRLYAMVQKVLSMRPFRIRMSFLNSKSNIELSPINWIASGFQKTCGDFRVGRYQITETVNIFSHKVSWTKGPRGIIRIIPQKGDTWALYRDWSPDWNELTPDDVIYKYEIVEVIDDFTEEQGLTVIPLLKVAGFKAVFHRHMDPKEVRRIPKGELFRFSHQVPSRLLTGEEGNNAPEGCHELDPAATPVDLLKVITEVNEDVAAQTAE, encoded by the coding sequence ATGAGTGTGGAGTACAATATGGATGAAGCTTTGAAAGCACGAAATACTGCAGAGAGCAAGTTTCATGCGCGCGACCTCAGGGGCGCACGCAAGTACGCGGTCAAGGCCCAGAATCTCTGCCCATCACTTGAGGGCATATCCCAGATGGCGTCGACTCTTGAAGTTCATCTTGCAGCGGAGTCCAAGATTGATGGAGAGAGTGACTGGTACCGGATCTTGTCCCTGCCCGCCTTTGCAGATGAAGAGGATGTGAAGAAGCAGTACAGGAAGCTAGCTCTCCAGCTGCACCCTGATAAGAACAAGTCAGTCGGTGCTGAGGAGGCCTTTAAACTGATCTCTGAGGCTTGGAGTGTGTTGTCTGATACTAGTCGGAAGACAATTTATGATCAGAAGAGGTCAGATCATTCTGTTGTCAACGTAACCAATGGCATGTATACGTATGACAAGAAGGCGACCAAGAGAGCTCGAAAgaatgctgctgctgccgccgccgctgcggcTGCTGCGGCGGCTGCTGCTGAGGCTACTGCTCGTCCTGCTGGTGTTGATACTTTCTGGACATCTTGCAATCGCTGCCGTATGCAGTATGAGTACTTAAGAATGTATCTTAATCATAACCTTCTGTGCCCAAACTGCCATCACGCGTTCATGGCGGTAGAGACCGGATTTCCTTGCAACGGAAGCAGTTCATCTTTCTCCTGGTCAACCAAGCAGCAGCCACAGAACCACAGTTCCACCAAACATTCATATGGCTCAACAAGCAGGACTTCTAGCATTCCGGGGACAGGGCATGTGGGGTATCAGCAAGATAGTACTTACGATTCCTACAACAGTCAAAGCTTTCAGTGGAATCAGTACTCCAAGACAGGGCCTGCAGCTGACACAAATGCGTACAGTACCCAGGCTTCCGAGAAACCTAGAAGAAATGAAGAGAGCTACAGCTACAACTACCCTGAAAGTGGAAACACATGTGACCCTGAGAGAACTACTTCAAGGCGTGGCCGGTTTGCAAAGCGGAGAAGGCATAGTAATGATTATACTACTGTGGATTATGCTGGAGATAACAAAGAAACAGTGGTTGTAAGCACAGAGACAAATGCTTTCACTGATGTGGGGCGGGTTAATGGCACTTCAGTGGAAAAGATGAGATCTGCAGTGAGTGTAAGGAGAGCTAATGTTTTGAGAGAGATCTCCCAGATTGATACACGGGGTCTACTTGTTGAGAAAGCCAAAGAAGCCGTCCGGGGAAAATTGCAAGAGCTGAGCATGGCAGCATGTTCACGGTTTGCAGAGAAAAGGAAGTCAGAAGGAAAGGTATATCCTAGTGACAACAACATAAAGGCAAATGGGGTCCTCTCTGGCAAGCCTGGCAAAGGACTCAAGCTATGCAGTTCAATAAGTGTCGACACCCACATACCTGCAACTGCAACTAATGAAAAGAATCCAGAACAGAAGCGTGTGCCTGTTTCGATTGATGTCCCAGATCCTGACTTCCATGATTTTGATAAGGATCGCACAGAGAGAGCTTTTTATAGTGACCAAGTATGGGCTACATATGACAGTGAGGATGGAATGCCTCGTCTATATGCAATGGTGCAGAAAGTTCTTTCAATGAGACCTTTCAGAATCCGCATGAGTTTCCTCAATTCCAAATCCAATATTGAACTGTCGCCAATAAACTGGATTGCCTCTGGTTTCCAGAAAACATGTGGCGATTTTAGGGTTGGAAGGTACCAGATTACGGAAACAGTCAACATATTTTCGCACAAAGTCAGCTGGACTAAAGGCCCCCGTGGGATTATCAGAATTATTCCTCAGAAAGGTGATACATGGGCTTTGTACCGAGACTGGTCTCCTGATTGGAACGAGCTTacacctgatgatgtgatatataaaTACGAGATTGTTGAAGTTATTGATGATTTCACTGAGGAGCAAGGGCTGACTGTCATTCCATTGTTGAAGGTTGCTGGCTTCAAAGCTGTGTTCCATAGGCACATGGACCCCAAGGAGGTGAGGAGGATACCAAAGGGTGAGCTGTTTCGATTCTCGCATCAGGTTCCTTCTCGACTGCTGACTGGTGAAGAAGGCAACAATGCCCCGGAAGGTTGTCATGAGCTCGATCCTGCTGCAACCCCAGTGGACCTTCTTAAGGTTATTACAGAGGTGAATGAAGACGTGGCGGCGCAGACTGCTGAATAG